The Treponema medium genome has a window encoding:
- the fusA gene encoding elongation factor G, whose amino-acid sequence MSSDISKMRNIGISAHIDSGKTTLSERILFYCDRIHSIHEVRGKDGVGAVMDNMELERERGITIQSASTQVKWKDHTINVIDTPGHVDFTIEVERSLRVLDGAILVLCSVAGVQSQSITVDRQLKRYHVPRIAFVNKCDRTGANPLKVRMQLREKLGLNAYMMQLPIGLEDKLEGVVDLVTMKALYFEGDSGTELRVAEIPAHLLDDAKKYREEMIDAASMFSDELAEAFLEGAETEEMIRAAVRVGTLKEAFVPVFLGSAYKNKGIQPLLDAVTYYLPNPTEITNKALDLDKNEEPVVLSTNPDDPVVSLGFKLEDGKYGQLTYVRIYQGTLKKGGELYNTRSRKKFKVGRLVRMNSAEMEDISEGGPGDIVALFGIECASGDTFCGGDLNYAMSSMYVPDPVISLSVTPKDKKSADQMGKALNRFTKEDPTFRTYVDPESNETIIQGMGELHLDVYIERMRREYKCDVETGMPQVAYREAISQRADFNYTHKKQTGGSGQFGRVAGFIEPTSEQDYEFVDQIKGGAIPSEFIPSCDKGFRAAVKKGTLIGFPIVGVRITINDGQTHPVDSSDMAFQAAAIGAFREAYKKANPIVLEPIMKVSIEGPQEFQGNIFGLINQRRGIILSSTEDEQFTRVDAEVPLSEMFGFSTILRSSTQGKAEYSMEFAKYGKAPQSVTETLIKAYEEKRKAEQQK is encoded by the coding sequence ATGAGTAGTGATATTTCAAAAATGAGAAATATCGGTATCAGTGCGCACATCGATTCGGGAAAAACAACCCTTTCAGAGCGTATCTTGTTTTATTGCGACCGTATTCATAGCATTCATGAGGTACGCGGAAAAGACGGTGTCGGCGCCGTTATGGATAACATGGAATTGGAACGGGAGCGCGGTATCACAATTCAGTCCGCATCGACACAGGTAAAATGGAAAGATCATACCATTAATGTTATCGACACTCCCGGACACGTTGACTTTACCATCGAGGTTGAACGTTCATTGCGCGTCTTGGACGGCGCTATTTTGGTACTTTGTTCCGTTGCCGGTGTACAATCTCAGTCTATCACCGTTGACCGCCAGCTTAAACGCTACCATGTTCCGCGAATTGCTTTTGTCAACAAGTGCGACAGAACCGGTGCCAATCCGTTGAAGGTACGGATGCAGCTGCGCGAAAAGCTCGGCCTGAACGCCTATATGATGCAGCTCCCGATCGGTCTGGAAGATAAGCTTGAAGGCGTTGTCGACCTCGTAACGATGAAGGCGCTGTACTTTGAAGGGGACAGCGGCACCGAACTCCGCGTTGCCGAAATCCCCGCGCATCTTCTTGACGATGCAAAAAAATACCGTGAAGAAATGATAGATGCGGCTTCGATGTTCTCCGATGAGCTTGCAGAAGCCTTCCTCGAAGGCGCCGAAACGGAAGAGATGATCCGTGCGGCGGTACGTGTCGGAACGTTAAAAGAAGCCTTTGTACCGGTATTCCTCGGTTCGGCCTATAAAAACAAAGGTATCCAGCCCTTACTCGACGCCGTTACCTACTACTTACCCAATCCGACGGAAATTACCAATAAAGCGCTCGATTTGGATAAAAACGAAGAGCCGGTTGTACTGAGTACCAACCCCGATGATCCGGTTGTATCGCTCGGCTTTAAGCTGGAGGATGGAAAATACGGTCAGCTGACGTATGTGCGTATCTATCAGGGAACGCTGAAAAAAGGCGGCGAACTGTACAATACCCGCTCACGCAAAAAGTTCAAGGTTGGACGTCTTGTCCGCATGAACTCTGCCGAAATGGAAGATATTTCCGAAGGCGGCCCGGGAGACATCGTTGCGCTCTTCGGTATCGAATGCGCATCGGGTGACACGTTCTGCGGCGGAGACCTCAACTATGCAATGAGCTCCATGTACGTTCCCGATCCGGTTATTTCGCTGTCGGTGACCCCCAAGGATAAAAAATCCGCCGACCAGATGGGCAAGGCGTTAAACCGCTTTACCAAAGAAGACCCCACATTCCGCACGTATGTAGACCCCGAATCGAACGAAACGATTATTCAGGGTATGGGCGAACTCCATTTGGACGTATATATCGAACGGATGCGCCGCGAATACAAGTGCGACGTAGAAACCGGTATGCCGCAGGTTGCGTACCGTGAAGCGATCAGCCAGCGTGCAGACTTTAACTACACCCATAAAAAGCAGACGGGCGGTTCCGGTCAGTTCGGCCGTGTTGCAGGCTTTATCGAGCCGACCTCCGAACAAGACTACGAGTTTGTCGATCAAATTAAAGGCGGCGCCATTCCTTCGGAATTTATTCCGTCTTGCGATAAGGGCTTTAGAGCGGCCGTTAAGAAGGGCACGCTTATCGGCTTCCCGATTGTCGGCGTGCGGATTACCATCAACGACGGACAAACACACCCGGTCGACTCTTCCGATATGGCATTCCAAGCTGCAGCTATCGGCGCCTTCCGCGAAGCGTACAAAAAAGCCAATCCGATTGTACTCGAACCGATCATGAAGGTTTCAATCGAAGGTCCGCAGGAATTTCAAGGAAATATCTTTGGACTTATCAACCAACGTCGTGGTATAATACTTTCGTCCACTGAAGATGAGCAGTTTACCCGCGTCGATGCGGAAGTCCCGTTAAGCGAAATGTTCGGTTTTTCAACCATTTTGCGCTCTTCAACGCAGGGTAAAGCGGAATACTCAATGGAATTTGCAAAGTACGGCAAGGCTCCTCAGAGTGTTACGGAAACTCTCATTAAAGCGTACGAAGAAAAACGCAAAGCGGAACAACAAAAATAG